A single window of Streptomyces lunaelactis DNA harbors:
- a CDS encoding SpoIIE family protein phosphatase, producing MYDPRFHDPEYHDAAGVLPEPGDETYAVLDERGVLTAWSPGAERLLGYTAPEVRGCHGGDLLHSGPEADALADRWGRGDVIEIGQAVLRHRSGHGVVVALRAHLLVSPAGERQWLIRATDAETARREELGAALLRGLFAESPFLIDVFDRQLRFVAQNDTQRRTTGFAGADFTGRTMAEVAPAGLMDMDAFEARQRQVLQSGEPLFRTEVHGHTPADPGREHVWSESILPLRGNAGEVIALAHAVVDVTERVRARERLALVNEASTQVGTTLDALRTAQELCEVAVPVFADHAGVSLLDPVPGGQEQVPGPAGEALPLRRAAVATGPQGAVAGAVEPSTPGADALFTRVMAEGEPLLLTREQLAADLERSDPRAASAPREGDARSWLLVPLSARGVVLGTVEFVRTWHTHAFDADDVLLAQEIVARAAVCIDNARRYARERTTALALQRSLLPRLDLPALGAVEVVPRRLPADGRPELGGAWFDVIPLSGARVALVVGEVPGPGLHAAVTMGRLRTAVRTLADLDLSPEEVLTHLDDQVKRFRDEYGERGDALAGGAAGTTCVYVVFDPVSRMCHVARAGHPPPARATADGQVEMLDLPGGPPLGLGGALFESGEVILDDGDLLLLYTEGLVRPREGSTDAEPGPLCQALSDATLGTSAAPSPPGGGLDALCDRMIGRLPATRPDDDVALLAVRVHGLDSDQHVTWDVPADPEAVGRTRGLASRKLAEWGLENLQFTTEIVVSELVTNAIRYGTEPIRLRMIRDRNLICEVSDGSSTSPHVRRAHETDEGGRGLLMVAKITRLWGTRYHARGKTIWAEQPFSGGEGAFGEDGVEAAFGDDDWSELL from the coding sequence ATGTACGACCCGCGATTTCACGACCCGGAATATCACGATGCCGCCGGCGTACTGCCGGAGCCCGGCGACGAGACGTACGCCGTTCTCGATGAGCGGGGTGTGCTGACGGCCTGGAGCCCGGGGGCGGAGCGCCTGCTGGGATACACGGCGCCTGAGGTACGAGGGTGTCACGGCGGCGATCTGCTGCACTCCGGCCCGGAAGCCGACGCACTCGCCGACCGGTGGGGGAGAGGCGATGTGATCGAGATCGGGCAGGCGGTTCTGCGTCACCGGAGCGGACACGGCGTCGTGGTCGCTCTGCGGGCGCATCTCCTGGTGTCCCCGGCCGGTGAGCGGCAGTGGCTGATCCGCGCGACGGACGCCGAGACCGCACGGCGGGAGGAACTCGGGGCGGCGCTGCTGCGGGGCCTGTTCGCCGAATCGCCTTTCCTCATCGACGTCTTCGACCGGCAGCTCCGCTTCGTGGCACAGAACGACACGCAGCGGCGGACCACCGGATTCGCCGGGGCGGACTTCACCGGGCGCACGATGGCCGAGGTCGCGCCTGCCGGACTGATGGACATGGACGCCTTCGAGGCGCGGCAGCGACAGGTTCTGCAGAGCGGCGAACCCCTGTTCCGGACTGAGGTACACGGCCACACCCCCGCCGACCCCGGCCGGGAACACGTGTGGTCGGAGTCCATCCTCCCGCTGCGCGGCAACGCGGGGGAGGTGATCGCGCTGGCCCATGCGGTGGTCGATGTGACCGAGCGGGTCCGGGCCCGGGAGCGGCTGGCGCTCGTGAACGAGGCGAGCACACAGGTCGGGACAACCCTCGATGCGCTGCGGACCGCTCAGGAACTATGCGAGGTGGCGGTCCCCGTCTTCGCCGACCACGCGGGCGTCAGTCTGTTGGACCCCGTGCCGGGCGGCCAGGAACAGGTGCCCGGTCCGGCCGGCGAGGCATTGCCGCTGCGCCGGGCGGCTGTCGCCACCGGCCCGCAGGGTGCGGTGGCAGGGGCCGTCGAACCCTCCACCCCGGGCGCCGACGCCCTGTTCACCCGGGTCATGGCGGAGGGCGAACCCCTCCTGCTGACGCGTGAGCAACTGGCGGCCGACCTGGAGCGCAGCGATCCCCGCGCGGCCTCCGCGCCGCGCGAGGGCGACGCCCGCTCCTGGCTGCTGGTGCCGCTGTCGGCGAGAGGCGTCGTACTGGGCACAGTGGAGTTCGTCCGCACCTGGCACACCCACGCGTTCGACGCGGACGACGTGCTGCTGGCCCAGGAGATCGTGGCCCGTGCCGCCGTCTGCATCGACAACGCCCGTCGCTACGCCCGGGAGCGGACGACCGCGCTGGCGCTGCAACGGAGCCTGCTCCCACGGTTGGACCTGCCGGCCCTTGGAGCCGTGGAGGTGGTTCCCCGTCGCCTTCCGGCCGACGGCCGGCCGGAGCTGGGGGGCGCCTGGTTCGACGTGATACCGCTGTCGGGCGCCCGGGTGGCGCTGGTGGTGGGAGAGGTGCCGGGACCGGGTCTGCACGCGGCGGTGACCATGGGCCGGCTGCGTACCGCCGTGCGGACACTCGCGGACCTCGACCTCTCACCCGAGGAAGTGCTCACGCACCTCGACGACCAGGTCAAACGCTTCCGTGACGAGTACGGGGAGCGCGGCGACGCGCTCGCGGGTGGAGCGGCCGGCACGACCTGCGTGTACGTCGTCTTCGACCCGGTGTCCCGGATGTGCCACGTGGCACGCGCGGGGCATCCACCACCCGCTCGGGCCACGGCCGACGGCCAGGTCGAGATGCTCGATCTGCCCGGCGGACCTCCCCTCGGCCTCGGCGGGGCCCTGTTCGAGAGCGGCGAGGTGATCCTGGACGACGGGGACCTGCTCCTCCTCTACACCGAGGGCCTGGTGCGGCCCCGGGAGGGCAGCACCGACGCGGAACCGGGGCCACTGTGCCAGGCCCTCTCCGACGCCACGCTCGGGACATCGGCCGCCCCCTCACCACCCGGAGGCGGACTCGACGCCCTCTGCGACCGGATGATCGGCCGGCTGCCGGCGACCCGGCCGGACGACGACGTCGCCCTCCTGGCGGTGCGCGTGCATGGACTGGACTCGGACCAGCACGTCACCTGGGACGTGCCCGCCGACCCCGAGGCGGTGGGTCGGACACGCGGCCTCGCGAGCCGGAAACTGGCCGAATGGGGCCTGGAGAACCTGCAGTTCACCACCGAAATCGTGGTCAGTGAACTCGTCACCAACGCCATCCGCTACGGCACGGAACCCATCCGGCTGCGCATGATCCGCGACCGCAACCTGATCTGCGAGGTCTCCGACGGCAGCAGTACGTCGCCGCATGTCCGACGCGCCCACGAGACCGACGAAGGAGGCCGCGGACTGCTCATGGTCGCCAAGATCACGCGGCTGTGGGGTACCCGCTACCACGCCCGCGGCAAGACCATCTGGGCCGAGCAGCCGTTCTCGGGCGGCGAGGGGGCCTTCGGTGAAGACGGCGTGGAGGCGGCCTTCGGGGACGACGACTGGAGCGAACTGCTGTGA
- a CDS encoding gamma-glutamyl-gamma-aminobutyrate hydrolase family protein codes for MTYRPLIAVPARLAASASALRYAAEVNARALLEAVYEAGGEPFTMHPRAPGGRADPAEVARRLRRCDALLLPGGGDISPHRYSAEDAHPDVYDVDHEQDGFDLALARHALDTALPTLALCRGLQIVNTVLGGTLHQDMGGPATEHRHLTHPVTVAPGSLLAGLTADADDKIDVSCYHHQCVDRLGRGLTVTARAADGTVEAVERPGAPGWLLAVQWHPEDTTAEDATSRALFEALVEEGHRPVSPVRDPHAAPDRE; via the coding sequence GTGACCTACCGCCCGCTCATCGCCGTACCGGCCCGCCTCGCCGCCTCCGCGTCCGCTCTCCGCTACGCCGCCGAGGTCAACGCGCGCGCCCTGCTCGAAGCCGTCTATGAGGCGGGCGGCGAGCCGTTCACGATGCACCCCCGCGCCCCCGGCGGCCGGGCCGACCCCGCCGAGGTCGCCCGGCGCCTCCGGCGCTGCGACGCGCTGCTGCTCCCCGGCGGCGGCGACATCTCCCCGCATCGGTACAGCGCAGAGGACGCGCACCCGGATGTCTACGACGTGGACCACGAGCAGGACGGCTTCGACCTCGCGCTCGCCCGCCACGCGCTGGACACCGCACTGCCGACGCTCGCCCTGTGCCGGGGACTCCAGATCGTCAACACCGTCCTGGGCGGCACCCTGCACCAGGACATGGGCGGACCGGCCACCGAGCACCGCCACCTGACCCACCCCGTCACCGTGGCACCGGGCTCGCTGCTGGCCGGGCTCACCGCCGACGCCGACGACAAGATCGACGTGTCCTGCTACCACCATCAGTGCGTGGACCGGCTCGGCCGCGGCCTCACCGTCACCGCGCGGGCGGCGGACGGCACCGTGGAGGCCGTGGAGCGACCGGGTGCGCCGGGCTGGCTGCTCGCCGTCCAGTGGCATCCCGAGGACACCACCGCGGAGGACGCGACGAGCCGGGCGCTGTTCGAGGCACTCGTCGAGGAAGGACACAGACCGGTGTCGCCGGTACGGGACCCGCACGCGGCTCCCGACCGCGAATGA
- a CDS encoding aldehyde dehydrogenase, which yields MPPTTHAEWLSLAASLVPPVQHLVGGADDPGGGAVFPLVSPRDGSVLAEVADAGPAEVDRAVAAARRAFDHGPWPRLSPAERGAVLRRFADLVEEHRTELALLISLEMGKPVTEAYEIELRTTINTLRYYGELADKVHDESPRTGSDALALVTREPIGVVAAVTPWNFPLTLASWKIAPALAAGCTVVLKPSEQTPLSALRLGRLGAEAGLPDGALNVIAGQGPVAGRALGLHPEVDVLAFTGSTAVGRHYLRYAADSNLKRVWLELGGKSPNIVLPDAPDLDTAAATAAWGIFFNSGAMCTAPSRLLVHSSIAERVVDAVVERARTLSVGDPLDPATEMGPIASALQFDSIQKHIAAAREDGARLRAGGHTLPDQDGFHLQPTVFDRVVPGMRLARDEVFGPVLAVLTFDTVDEAVALANDSEYGLAAGLWTADLSTAHQVARRLQAGTVWVNCYEEGGLNVPFGGYKQSGNGRDKSAHALEKFTELKTTWIQL from the coding sequence ATGCCCCCGACCACCCACGCGGAGTGGCTGTCCCTGGCCGCCTCCCTCGTCCCGCCCGTCCAGCACCTCGTCGGGGGAGCCGACGACCCCGGCGGCGGTGCCGTCTTCCCCCTGGTCTCCCCCCGCGACGGCAGCGTCCTGGCCGAGGTCGCTGACGCCGGGCCCGCCGAGGTGGACCGCGCGGTGGCCGCCGCCCGCCGCGCCTTCGACCACGGCCCGTGGCCCCGCCTGTCACCCGCCGAGCGCGGCGCGGTGCTGCGGCGCTTCGCCGATCTGGTCGAGGAGCACCGCACCGAGCTGGCCCTGCTGATCAGCCTGGAGATGGGCAAACCGGTCACCGAGGCCTACGAGATCGAGCTGCGCACCACGATCAACACCCTGCGCTACTACGGCGAACTGGCCGACAAGGTCCACGACGAGTCCCCGCGGACCGGCTCCGACGCCCTCGCCCTCGTCACCCGCGAGCCGATCGGCGTGGTCGCCGCCGTCACGCCGTGGAACTTCCCCCTCACCCTTGCCTCCTGGAAGATCGCACCCGCTCTCGCGGCCGGCTGCACCGTCGTCCTCAAACCCTCCGAGCAGACCCCGCTCTCCGCCCTGCGCCTCGGGCGCCTCGGCGCGGAGGCCGGCCTGCCGGACGGGGCGCTCAACGTGATCGCCGGACAAGGCCCCGTTGCGGGGCGGGCCCTGGGTCTGCACCCCGAGGTGGACGTACTCGCCTTCACCGGCTCCACGGCGGTCGGCCGCCACTACCTGCGCTACGCCGCCGACTCCAACCTCAAACGGGTCTGGCTCGAACTCGGCGGCAAGTCCCCGAACATCGTGCTGCCCGACGCACCCGATCTGGACACCGCCGCCGCGACCGCCGCCTGGGGCATCTTCTTCAACTCCGGTGCGATGTGCACCGCGCCCTCCCGGCTGCTGGTCCACTCCTCGATCGCCGAGCGCGTCGTGGACGCCGTCGTAGAACGCGCCCGGACCCTGAGCGTGGGCGACCCCCTTGATCCGGCCACCGAGATGGGGCCGATCGCTTCCGCCCTCCAGTTCGACAGCATCCAGAAGCACATCGCCGCCGCCCGGGAGGACGGCGCACGCCTCCGCGCCGGCGGCCACACGCTGCCCGACCAGGACGGTTTCCACCTCCAGCCCACCGTCTTCGACCGGGTGGTTCCCGGCATGCGCCTCGCCCGCGACGAGGTGTTCGGCCCGGTCCTGGCCGTCCTGACCTTCGACACGGTCGACGAGGCCGTCGCCCTCGCCAACGACAGCGAGTACGGCCTGGCGGCAGGGCTGTGGACCGCCGACCTGTCCACCGCTCACCAGGTGGCCCGCCGGCTCCAGGCGGGCACCGTATGGGTCAACTGCTACGAGGAGGGCGGCCTCAACGTCCCCTTCGGCGGCTACAAACAGTCCGGCAACGGACGGGACAAGTCCGCCCACGCCCTGGAGAAGTTCACCGAGCTCAAGACCACCTGGATCCAGCTGTGA
- a CDS encoding aldehyde dehydrogenase, producing the protein MSDRHDGPEAAMAAGVAVDTRHWIGGRRVASARTFPDHSPIDSSLLAEVARGGAEEAAAAVTAALAAFPAWAATSREDRARVLHAIADGVEKRIEELAAVETADNGALLRSHLRGVMPRVAQNFRFFADWLLTIDRDDFETRGHSNHISWDPAGVCALITPWNAPLMLATWKIAPALAAGNTVVLKPAEWSPLTASLLADIAAAAGLPAGVLNVVQGYGEEVGAALVSDPRVARIGFTGSVPTARHIAGAAAANLVPVSLELGGKSPLLVFADCDLDLAVELAVEQYDNAGQVCLAGTRLLVESSVAEEFTRRFVARASALRQGDPREEATDIGPNIHPEHLARVDGFVRRALAAGARAVIGGGPHSELGGLYYRPTLLTDVAPDAEIVTEEVFGPVLTLQTFDTEEEAVALANSTRFGLAATVVTSDVARADRVTGQLVAGTVWVNCFFVRDLRAPFGGARQSGVGREGGDWSFDFYCDIKNTVTAPKGWQHRG; encoded by the coding sequence ATGTCCGACCGGCACGACGGACCGGAGGCGGCCATGGCCGCCGGGGTCGCCGTGGACACCCGCCACTGGATCGGCGGACGCCGAGTCGCGTCCGCACGCACCTTCCCCGACCACTCCCCCATCGACAGCTCCCTGCTCGCCGAGGTGGCCCGCGGGGGCGCCGAGGAGGCCGCCGCGGCCGTGACCGCCGCCCTGGCGGCCTTCCCGGCCTGGGCCGCCACCAGCCGCGAGGACCGGGCCCGCGTGCTGCACGCGATCGCCGACGGGGTCGAGAAGCGCATCGAGGAGCTGGCGGCCGTCGAGACCGCCGACAACGGCGCGCTGCTCCGCTCGCACCTGCGGGGCGTCATGCCACGCGTCGCGCAGAACTTCCGCTTCTTCGCCGACTGGCTGCTCACCATCGATCGCGACGACTTCGAGACGCGCGGTCACAGCAACCACATCTCCTGGGACCCGGCCGGCGTCTGCGCGCTGATCACCCCGTGGAACGCACCCCTCATGCTGGCCACCTGGAAGATCGCCCCGGCGCTCGCCGCCGGGAACACGGTCGTCCTCAAGCCCGCCGAGTGGTCGCCACTCACCGCGTCCCTGCTCGCCGACATCGCCGCCGCGGCCGGGCTCCCCGCCGGGGTGCTCAATGTCGTCCAGGGGTACGGCGAAGAGGTCGGCGCCGCCCTGGTCTCCGACCCGCGGGTGGCCCGCATCGGCTTCACCGGCTCGGTACCGACCGCCCGGCACATCGCGGGCGCGGCTGCCGCCAACCTCGTCCCCGTCAGTCTCGAACTCGGCGGCAAGTCGCCGCTGCTGGTGTTCGCCGACTGCGACCTCGACCTCGCCGTCGAGCTGGCCGTCGAGCAGTACGACAATGCCGGCCAGGTCTGCCTCGCCGGCACCCGGCTGCTGGTGGAATCGTCCGTCGCCGAGGAGTTCACCCGGCGGTTCGTCGCCAGGGCGAGCGCGCTCCGCCAGGGGGACCCGCGCGAGGAGGCCACGGACATCGGCCCCAACATCCACCCCGAACACCTCGCCCGCGTCGACGGTTTCGTCCGGCGTGCGCTGGCGGCCGGGGCCCGCGCGGTCATCGGCGGCGGACCCCACAGCGAACTCGGCGGCCTCTACTACCGCCCCACCCTCCTCACCGACGTCGCCCCCGACGCCGAGATCGTCACCGAGGAGGTCTTCGGCCCCGTGCTGACCCTCCAAACCTTCGACACGGAGGAAGAAGCTGTCGCGCTCGCCAACAGCACCCGCTTCGGGCTCGCCGCGACCGTCGTCACCAGCGACGTCGCACGCGCCGACCGGGTCACGGGGCAGCTGGTCGCCGGCACGGTCTGGGTCAACTGCTTCTTCGTACGGGACCTGCGGGCCCCCTTCGGCGGCGCGCGCCAGTCCGGCGTCGGCCGCGAAGGCGGCGACTGGAGCTTCGACTTCTACTGCGACATCAAGAACACCGTCACCGCTCCGAAGGGATGGCAGCACCGTGGGTGA
- a CDS encoding catechol 1,2-dioxygenase, translating into MGDIVGAGILAHVPTIMLPEAVRRELNHGEDTTLVAGLERLRREVFEKADYDTVVVLDSHWATTVEFVVTSHDRRAGLFTSEELPRGMSRIPYDFPGDPELAHAIAAHDNRHGTWITPIDDQYLPIYYATVNLWKYLGVEGKRWISLGVCQTADSEDYLRLGRAIADGIAATDRKVLFLASGALSHTFWPLRQIRDHEASDPAHIFTPEARAADEQRIAWFEQGRHDRVLETMPEFLTYKPEARFGHYLTLAGALGEESLTAPGRLFSAYENSVGTGQVHIWFDRPEAGWTAPRTTDVPVDDPHHDIDPDHHVGPHQDRESFHA; encoded by the coding sequence GTGGGTGACATCGTCGGGGCCGGAATCCTCGCCCACGTGCCCACGATCATGCTCCCCGAGGCCGTCCGCAGAGAGCTGAACCACGGCGAGGACACCACGCTCGTCGCCGGACTCGAGCGGCTGCGCCGCGAAGTGTTCGAGAAGGCCGACTACGACACCGTGGTGGTGCTGGACTCGCACTGGGCGACCACCGTGGAGTTCGTCGTCACCTCGCACGACCGCCGCGCCGGACTGTTCACCTCCGAGGAACTGCCCCGCGGGATGTCCCGCATCCCGTACGACTTCCCCGGCGACCCCGAACTCGCCCACGCGATCGCCGCGCACGACAACAGGCACGGCACCTGGATCACCCCGATCGACGACCAGTACCTCCCCATCTACTACGCCACCGTCAACCTGTGGAAGTACCTCGGCGTCGAGGGCAAGCGCTGGATCTCCCTGGGCGTGTGCCAGACCGCGGACAGCGAGGACTACCTGCGGCTGGGCAGGGCGATCGCCGACGGCATCGCCGCCACCGACCGCAAGGTTCTCTTCCTCGCCTCGGGCGCGCTCTCCCACACCTTCTGGCCGCTGCGCCAGATCCGCGACCACGAGGCCAGCGACCCCGCCCACATCTTCACGCCCGAGGCGCGCGCGGCCGACGAGCAGCGCATCGCCTGGTTCGAGCAGGGACGCCACGACCGGGTCCTTGAGACCATGCCGGAATTCCTCACGTACAAGCCCGAAGCCCGCTTCGGGCACTACCTCACCCTCGCCGGAGCCCTCGGGGAGGAAAGCCTCACCGCTCCCGGCCGCCTGTTCAGCGCGTACGAGAACTCGGTCGGCACCGGCCAGGTCCACATCTGGTTCGACCGGCCGGAGGCCGGCTGGACCGCGCCCCGCACCACCGACGTGCCGGTCGACGACCCTCACCACGACATCGACCCCGACCACCACGTCGGCCCCCACCAGGACCGGGAGTCCTTCCATGCCTGA
- a CDS encoding fumarylacetoacetate hydrolase family protein, which yields MPEYRRILLDGAVLDVLRDGAELVAADGRRVKAADAHHLPPVVPSKVVAVHLNHRSRVEEFQTSLPPAPTYFHKPTSALNSHGGAIVRPEGCQYLNYEGEVAIVIGRTCRNISPAEAGHHIAGYTIANDYGLHDFRDTDAGSMLRVKGSDTLCPLGPGLVTDWDFRGKRLRTYVNGEVVQDGSTDEMEWDMHYLVADIARTITLYPGDVLLSGTPANSRPVRPGDVVEVEVEGLGKLTNHIVTGPVPVRTDCGAQPTASDEVLSTAFGGDWEFRGVRRPQLP from the coding sequence ATGCCTGAGTACCGCCGCATCCTCCTCGACGGCGCCGTCCTCGACGTCCTGCGTGACGGAGCGGAACTCGTGGCCGCCGACGGCCGCCGTGTGAAGGCCGCCGACGCCCACCACCTGCCGCCGGTCGTCCCCTCCAAGGTCGTCGCGGTACACCTCAACCACCGCAGCCGGGTCGAGGAGTTCCAGACCTCGCTGCCCCCCGCGCCCACCTACTTCCACAAGCCCACATCGGCGCTCAACTCGCACGGAGGAGCGATCGTCCGCCCCGAGGGATGCCAGTACCTCAACTACGAGGGCGAGGTGGCCATCGTCATCGGCCGCACCTGCCGCAACATCTCCCCCGCCGAAGCCGGTCACCACATCGCCGGATACACGATCGCCAACGACTACGGACTGCACGACTTCCGCGACACCGACGCCGGTTCCATGCTCCGCGTCAAAGGCTCTGACACCCTGTGCCCGCTCGGCCCCGGCCTGGTCACCGACTGGGACTTCCGCGGGAAGCGGCTGCGCACGTACGTCAACGGCGAGGTCGTCCAGGACGGCTCCACCGACGAGATGGAATGGGACATGCACTACCTCGTCGCGGACATCGCCCGCACCATCACCCTGTATCCGGGGGACGTGCTGCTCTCCGGCACGCCCGCCAACTCCCGCCCCGTGCGGCCCGGCGACGTCGTCGAGGTCGAGGTCGAGGGCCTGGGGAAGCTCACCAACCACATCGTCACCGGCCCGGTCCCGGTCCGCACCGACTGCGGGGCGCAGCCCACCGCGTCCGACGAGGTGCTGTCCACCGCCTTCGGCGGCGACTGGGAGTTCCGCGGCGTCCGTCGGCCCCAGCTGCCCTGA